The Leucobacter viscericola genome includes a window with the following:
- a CDS encoding quinone oxidoreductase family protein, which translates to MLAHTVIQGAGSNTLRPVEVSTPNPGPGQVTIDVAFAGIGLIDAFWTSGFMPSGPDFVPGLEVSGTIRELGEGVTGFSVGDPVAAILLGAGGFAEVACVPATHVAAVPQGLSLEMAAVTAVNTVTAHLALTRSARFEPQDSMLVHAGVGGLGSQFAQVAQALGATHVDAVAGTEEKRGLAQHLGYRSAYLRSEIGRIPEGAYDVVIDPVGGEATEIGFRALRNGGRLVRVGNASQSPDVQLSSLAHWLENKTTTGFNVGAWLSSYPEHAAESLRWSLDAVASGAIKVDLTRVGMPDELPEMLAELERGETTGKLAVQMRRA; encoded by the coding sequence ATGCTTGCTCACACAGTTATTCAGGGGGCAGGATCCAACACCCTCCGCCCCGTTGAGGTTTCGACGCCGAACCCCGGCCCCGGACAGGTCACCATTGACGTCGCGTTTGCGGGGATTGGCCTTATCGACGCCTTCTGGACCTCGGGTTTTATGCCTTCCGGCCCAGATTTCGTGCCCGGGCTTGAGGTCTCTGGAACAATCCGCGAGCTTGGCGAGGGGGTCACCGGATTTTCAGTCGGGGATCCCGTGGCCGCGATCCTGCTCGGCGCTGGTGGGTTCGCTGAGGTTGCCTGTGTTCCCGCCACCCATGTTGCCGCTGTTCCGCAGGGGCTCAGCCTCGAGATGGCCGCGGTCACGGCCGTAAACACCGTCACGGCCCACCTTGCGCTCACGAGGTCAGCGCGGTTCGAGCCGCAAGACAGCATGCTCGTACACGCGGGTGTCGGCGGTCTGGGCTCGCAATTCGCGCAGGTGGCGCAGGCACTCGGTGCCACACACGTTGACGCGGTTGCTGGCACCGAAGAAAAGCGAGGCCTTGCGCAACACCTCGGTTACCGCAGCGCCTACCTGCGCAGCGAAATCGGGCGCATCCCCGAGGGTGCCTACGACGTTGTCATTGACCCGGTCGGAGGTGAGGCGACGGAGATTGGGTTCCGTGCTCTACGCAACGGCGGACGACTCGTGCGGGTTGGCAACGCATCACAGTCACCCGATGTTCAGCTCAGCTCGCTCGCGCACTGGCTCGAGAACAAAACCACCACGGGCTTCAACGTTGGTGCCTGGCTATCGAGCTACCCGGAACACGCCGCAGAATCACTGCGGTGGTCGCTCGACGCCGTTGCCAGCGGTGCAATCAAGGTGGATCTCACTCGGGTCGGCATGCCCGACGAGCTCCCGGAGATGCTCGCCGAGCTCGAGCGAGGCGAAACCACCGGCAAGCTCGCCGTGCAGATGAGGCGCGCCTAG
- a CDS encoding TlpA family protein disulfide reductase — MIRRRAAALVAVPLLAALALTGCSSGGSDLSKQWQESSDKGYVSGDGSSESIPKDKRTDPVKFSGETDKNNTYGSADTLGSVTVVNFWYAGCAPCRAEAPDLEAAYAEFSDKGVKFLGVNTRDQVAQAQQFAEQFNIKYPSIMDNAGGRAVQRAFAGEIRLNAVPTTLILDTEGRVAHRVIGQLAGESQLRTLIDETLAESSKSDS; from the coding sequence ATGATCCGCCGTCGCGCCGCAGCCCTAGTCGCCGTTCCGCTTCTCGCCGCGCTTGCCCTCACTGGCTGCAGCAGCGGGGGGAGTGATCTCTCGAAGCAGTGGCAGGAGTCCAGCGACAAGGGATACGTCTCTGGTGACGGTTCCTCTGAGAGCATTCCGAAAGACAAACGCACAGACCCCGTTAAGTTCTCGGGCGAGACCGACAAGAACAATACGTACGGATCAGCCGACACTCTCGGTTCCGTGACCGTGGTCAATTTTTGGTACGCGGGTTGCGCCCCGTGTCGTGCAGAAGCCCCCGACCTTGAGGCGGCCTACGCTGAGTTCTCCGATAAGGGCGTCAAGTTCTTGGGCGTGAACACGAGGGATCAGGTTGCCCAGGCTCAGCAGTTTGCCGAGCAGTTCAACATTAAGTACCCCTCGATCATGGACAATGCTGGCGGCCGCGCTGTGCAGCGCGCCTTTGCCGGAGAGATACGACTGAATGCCGTGCCTACCACCCTCATCCTCGACACCGAGGGGCGGGTCGCGCACCGTGTCATCGGCCAGCTCGCGGGGGAGTCGCAGCTGCGTACGCTGATCGACGAGACGCTCGCCGAGTCAAGCAAGAGCGACTCGTAA
- a CDS encoding histidine phosphatase family protein, protein MSDKLLHLVRHGEVDNPDRVLYGRLPGFYLSERGQSMAEAAALELAGSDRQVVKLYASPLERTRQSAQPIASALGLDIVLEDRIIEPTNSFEGMVNSGSDAAFKKPRYWHRYWNPFRPSWGEPYRQIADRMRHAMDDAWDSVRGGDIVMVSHQNPIWMAHLDVAGKPLFHNPASRRCDLSSITTFERRGERWFEVDYRTPAQGLLEDAVDVGAV, encoded by the coding sequence GTGAGCGACAAACTGCTGCATTTGGTGCGCCACGGCGAGGTAGATAACCCCGACCGTGTGCTGTACGGACGCCTGCCTGGGTTTTATCTTTCGGAGAGGGGTCAAAGCATGGCTGAAGCTGCTGCTCTCGAACTCGCCGGGAGCGATCGCCAGGTGGTGAAGCTGTATGCCTCACCGCTTGAACGCACACGTCAGTCTGCGCAGCCGATTGCGAGTGCGCTTGGACTCGATATCGTGCTTGAGGATCGCATCATCGAACCCACCAACTCGTTTGAGGGCATGGTGAATTCGGGATCAGACGCGGCCTTCAAAAAGCCGCGTTACTGGCACCGCTACTGGAACCCGTTCCGGCCGAGCTGGGGTGAGCCCTACCGTCAGATCGCTGATCGTATGCGTCACGCCATGGATGACGCCTGGGACTCCGTGCGGGGCGGCGACATCGTGATGGTGTCGCACCAAAACCCGATTTGGATGGCGCACCTTGATGTTGCAGGCAAGCCGCTTTTTCACAACCCTGCGAGTCGCCGCTGCGACCTTTCAAGCATCACCACGTTTGAGCGCCGCGGAGAGCGCTGGTTCGAAGTTGACTATCGCACGCCCGCTCAGGGGCTGCTTGAGGACGCTGTAGATGTGGGGGCCGTATGA
- the ubiE gene encoding bifunctional demethylmenaquinone methyltransferase/2-methoxy-6-polyprenyl-1,4-benzoquinol methylase UbiE yields the protein MTRPDTETKRAAEVSAMFDEVSPRYDLINDVLTVGSDRLWRIATTKAVGPRKGMRILDLAAGTGTSSAALAAHGAEVVAADFSEGMLAEGRKRHAANPLIEFIWADATDLPFEDDSFDAVTISYGLRNVNDPKKALAEMFRVVKPGGRVVIAEFSTPPSSLIRAPYGAYSRHVLPRIAGVINKCAAEAYRYLNESIEAWPAQDELASWLREAGFERVAYRNLTFGVVALHRGFVPRKPQKPVATKPAAKPKPAAKPKAAAKPAAKPTTSAKPKTASAKPKAAAAKPKPAAAKPANTKPKPKPKQAPAKPSDGEKK from the coding sequence GTGACTCGTCCCGACACTGAAACCAAACGTGCAGCCGAAGTTTCGGCGATGTTCGACGAGGTTTCCCCGCGCTATGACCTCATCAACGATGTGCTCACGGTCGGCAGTGACCGACTCTGGCGGATCGCCACAACGAAGGCCGTTGGGCCACGCAAGGGCATGCGGATCCTCGATCTCGCAGCGGGCACCGGAACCTCGTCAGCTGCGCTCGCCGCACACGGCGCCGAGGTTGTAGCCGCTGACTTCTCCGAGGGCATGCTCGCGGAGGGGCGTAAGCGGCACGCTGCCAACCCACTCATCGAGTTCATTTGGGCCGATGCAACGGACCTCCCCTTCGAAGATGACAGCTTTGACGCCGTCACCATTTCTTATGGCCTGCGCAACGTGAACGATCCGAAAAAGGCGCTCGCCGAGATGTTCCGTGTTGTGAAGCCGGGCGGTCGCGTCGTCATCGCAGAGTTTTCAACACCGCCATCGTCGCTGATCCGGGCACCATACGGTGCCTACTCGCGCCACGTGCTCCCCAGGATCGCGGGTGTTATCAATAAGTGTGCCGCAGAGGCGTACCGCTACCTCAACGAGTCGATCGAGGCTTGGCCAGCCCAAGACGAGCTTGCGTCCTGGCTGCGTGAAGCCGGGTTCGAGCGCGTTGCGTACCGCAACCTGACATTCGGCGTGGTCGCGCTGCACCGTGGGTTTGTGCCGCGTAAGCCCCAGAAGCCGGTCGCCACTAAGCCGGCTGCCAAGCCTAAGCCTGCTGCTAAGCCCAAAGCTGCCGCGAAACCAGCCGCGAAGCCAACGACCTCGGCCAAACCCAAAACAGCCTCCGCTAAGCCCAAGGCCGCGGCAGCAAAGCCGAAGCCCGCTGCTGCCAAACCAGCCAATACGAAGCCTAAACCCAAGCCCAAGCAGGCCCCCGCGAAGCCGAGCGATGGAGAGAAGAAGTGA
- a CDS encoding flavin reductase family protein: protein MANSIKADPLFEGHSSTATETNGAEDSGMCASSFLSLAQADSKGPQQAPGDQVQSSTPNTTHRVIEPSVLYFGNPVGVVSSLNEAGTSNLAPISSFWALDNLLVIGLGSDGHTVANLRRNPELVLNLANGETWQTVEKLGGMTGADPVPTSKRKGSRFIANKFEAVGWHPLPSDTVAPQRAAELPVHLEAKVTSIHDEPDGLSIVYARCSRVYAADELTVPHTSHVNPERWSPLVYNFRHYFGLGERLGIAGHAEVS from the coding sequence ATGGCGAACAGCATCAAGGCTGATCCCCTTTTTGAGGGCCACAGTTCGACCGCGACCGAAACGAATGGGGCCGAAGATAGTGGCATGTGCGCATCCTCGTTCCTCTCCCTCGCTCAAGCCGATTCCAAAGGACCGCAGCAGGCACCAGGCGACCAAGTTCAGAGCTCGACCCCAAACACCACCCACCGCGTGATCGAGCCTTCCGTGCTCTATTTCGGAAACCCGGTAGGAGTTGTCTCTTCCCTGAACGAAGCAGGAACCTCGAACCTGGCTCCAATTTCCTCCTTTTGGGCCCTCGACAACCTTTTGGTCATCGGTCTCGGCTCAGACGGGCACACGGTGGCTAACCTCAGGCGAAACCCCGAGCTGGTTCTGAACCTTGCCAACGGGGAAACCTGGCAGACGGTGGAGAAGCTCGGCGGCATGACAGGCGCTGACCCTGTTCCAACAAGTAAACGCAAGGGTTCACGCTTCATTGCGAACAAGTTCGAAGCAGTCGGGTGGCACCCTCTCCCCTCCGACACAGTCGCTCCTCAACGAGCCGCAGAACTCCCCGTGCATCTAGAGGCCAAGGTCACTTCCATCCATGACGAGCCTGACGGCCTCTCGATTGTGTATGCACGGTGCAGCAGGGTCTACGCGGCCGATGAGCTGACTGTTCCGCACACTTCCCACGTCAACCCCGAGCGCTGGAGCCCGCTGGTCTATAACTTCAGGCACTACTTTGGGCTCGGTGAACGGCTCGGTATCGCGGGCCACGCGGAGGTTTCTTAG
- a CDS encoding S-layer homology domain-containing protein produces MTGVLSRRSRLVTVSATAAAFGATLAFGGATAVFAEEPQPIIDVVYVATNVDTSQFDAGTVAVTYSPSYDATHPVPDLSLYGGAGEPQPMTINYTVAPQTPAAGTTSVATAPVSGWPVVRTSTSAGNTGGIVGATASYLSFSAVAGAGTTSNTPAAQASWTTHWADVLSGKYQPTSTIEVKRQSSPKLPAGFGAMTQPVYAMSTSASNGVSGPAGANIPVFATASGMDGVARATYTAPLPIVSDTNSHTLDILRGAGDGDLSKTQTVSLNMTFASFVLTTTDGTTPVIPDVKPTITSKAPANGEVGAAYTHQITSTGSPAATYRVSAGKLPDGLTLDGATGKITGKPTKSASFSFTVEATNAAGSVTADYTIKVAEKGTTPPCTVPRKVSVFTDVAVNQKFYKEIDWMHCMKLSTGYADKTYRPKTELSREAMAAFMYRLEAPKGYKAPATSPFSDVPTNHKFYKEIAWMKESKLSTGYADGTYRPQENLSREAMAAFIYRLEAQDTKSYKAPTKAEFADVATSQKFYREIAWMKESKLSTGYADGSYRPKEDLSREAMAAFIYRLVTDYRA; encoded by the coding sequence TTGACTGGCGTTCTTTCTCGACGTTCTCGCCTTGTAACAGTTTCAGCCACCGCTGCCGCTTTCGGAGCAACGCTCGCATTTGGTGGAGCAACCGCCGTGTTTGCCGAGGAACCACAACCGATCATTGATGTTGTTTATGTCGCAACAAACGTGGACACTTCACAGTTTGATGCCGGAACGGTGGCGGTGACTTACAGCCCGTCATATGACGCAACGCACCCGGTGCCCGATCTATCCCTGTACGGGGGTGCGGGTGAACCACAACCCATGACGATCAACTACACCGTGGCACCTCAGACTCCGGCCGCTGGCACCACATCTGTCGCCACCGCTCCTGTGTCGGGTTGGCCGGTCGTGAGGACCAGCACAAGTGCTGGCAATACCGGTGGAATTGTCGGTGCAACGGCATCGTACCTGTCGTTTAGCGCCGTTGCCGGTGCTGGTACCACCAGCAATACGCCCGCAGCGCAAGCCTCCTGGACGACACACTGGGCGGACGTGCTGTCCGGAAAATACCAGCCCACATCGACCATTGAAGTCAAACGACAAAGCTCTCCGAAGCTACCCGCTGGATTCGGCGCGATGACCCAGCCTGTTTACGCGATGTCAACTTCCGCTTCGAATGGTGTGTCTGGACCCGCGGGCGCAAACATTCCTGTCTTTGCCACCGCATCTGGCATGGATGGCGTAGCCAGGGCAACCTACACAGCACCGTTACCGATCGTTTCAGACACGAACTCACACACCCTGGACATTCTCCGCGGAGCTGGCGATGGTGACCTCTCAAAAACACAGACGGTAAGCCTCAACATGACGTTTGCATCGTTTGTGCTCACCACGACCGACGGCACCACACCGGTGATCCCCGACGTCAAGCCCACAATCACCTCGAAGGCGCCCGCAAACGGTGAGGTTGGTGCCGCGTATACGCACCAGATCACCAGCACTGGTTCGCCTGCCGCAACATACCGAGTATCTGCTGGCAAGCTTCCTGACGGACTCACCCTTGATGGTGCGACGGGGAAGATCACGGGCAAGCCAACCAAAAGTGCCTCGTTCTCGTTCACGGTTGAGGCAACCAACGCTGCCGGTTCGGTAACTGCTGACTACACGATCAAGGTCGCCGAAAAGGGCACAACGCCTCCGTGCACGGTTCCTCGTAAGGTGTCTGTGTTCACCGACGTGGCCGTAAATCAGAAGTTCTACAAAGAGATCGACTGGATGCACTGCATGAAGCTCTCGACCGGTTACGCCGATAAGACGTACCGTCCGAAGACCGAACTGTCGCGTGAAGCGATGGCCGCGTTCATGTATCGCCTTGAAGCACCCAAGGGCTACAAGGCCCCCGCAACCTCTCCATTTTCTGATGTGCCTACGAACCACAAGTTCTACAAAGAGATCGCGTGGATGAAGGAGTCAAAGCTCTCGACCGGTTATGCAGACGGTACGTACCGTCCGCAGGAGAACCTGTCACGTGAGGCGATGGCCGCGTTCATCTACCGACTCGAGGCGCAGGACACAAAGAGCTACAAGGCACCCACAAAGGCAGAATTCGCTGATGTGGCCACAAGCCAGAAGTTCTACAGGGAGATCGCGTGGATGAAGGAGTCAAAGCTCTCGACCGGTTATGCAGACGGCTCGTACCGTCCGAAGGAAGACCTGTCGCGTGAGGCGATGGCCGCGTTCATCTACCGGCTTGTGACCGATTACAGGGCATAA
- a CDS encoding polyprenyl synthetase family protein codes for MNLFRGVQDRRHAKALQAELEIVEGGLLENLTFASPVADVPARYLLNAGGKRIRPMLTLLASELGSGPNELVRRAAQAVEITHLASLYHDDVMDDAKLRRGVPAAQTVWSNSIAILAGDLLFARASTLVSGMGEEAILLQARTFERLCLGQLHETVGPQPEDEPIPHYLQVLADKTGALIACAARMGVMFGEAPLEYADPVMEYGERIGVAFQLIDDVIDLSPKKEQTGKRAGTDLRAGVATLPLLLLRESAANGNGADAELLASIDAGVDAIAAGADPALLDPEVTALREHDVTRETEATARRWAEDAVGALDVLPKSSVKRALERMAESIVTREG; via the coding sequence ATGAACCTCTTCAGGGGAGTACAAGATCGCCGTCACGCGAAAGCGCTGCAGGCTGAACTTGAAATCGTTGAGGGTGGGCTGCTCGAAAACCTGACTTTTGCCTCGCCGGTCGCTGACGTACCCGCGCGCTACCTGTTGAACGCAGGCGGTAAGCGCATCCGACCGATGCTCACGCTGCTCGCCAGTGAGCTCGGCAGTGGCCCGAACGAACTGGTGCGCCGCGCCGCGCAGGCCGTCGAGATCACCCACCTCGCTTCGCTCTACCACGACGATGTTATGGACGACGCGAAACTGCGCCGAGGGGTTCCGGCCGCTCAAACCGTGTGGTCAAACTCGATCGCGATCCTGGCCGGCGACCTACTGTTTGCCCGCGCCTCAACCCTCGTCTCGGGCATGGGCGAAGAGGCGATCCTGCTGCAGGCGCGCACCTTCGAGCGTCTCTGCCTGGGGCAGCTGCACGAAACGGTGGGCCCACAGCCCGAGGACGAGCCGATCCCGCACTACCTGCAGGTACTCGCCGATAAGACGGGTGCGCTCATCGCGTGTGCGGCGCGCATGGGTGTCATGTTCGGTGAGGCGCCGCTCGAGTATGCCGATCCCGTTATGGAATACGGTGAGCGGATCGGCGTCGCCTTCCAGCTCATCGACGATGTGATCGACCTCTCGCCGAAGAAGGAGCAGACCGGCAAGCGTGCCGGAACCGATCTGCGCGCCGGTGTCGCCACGTTGCCGCTGTTGTTGCTGCGGGAGAGCGCCGCAAACGGCAACGGTGCAGACGCCGAGCTGCTGGCCAGCATCGACGCTGGAGTCGACGCGATCGCCGCAGGCGCGGACCCGGCACTGTTGGACCCCGAGGTGACCGCACTGCGAGAGCACGACGTTACACGTGAAACCGAGGCGACTGCTCGTCGCTGGGCCGAGGACGCGGTTGGTGCGCTCGACGTGCTGCCAAAGTCTTCCGTGAAGCGCGCGCTTGAGCGGATGGCCGAGTCCATCGTGACCCGCGAGGGCTAG
- the resB gene encoding cytochrome c biogenesis protein ResB: MSRPSDYDDGSGAAARVESPDIGFRGWLRWFWRQLTSMRVALILLLLLAVAAIPGSLVPQRSADPNGVLQYQQEHPKLFPILDAFPIQAFDVYGSVWFSAIYLLLFISLIGCVIPRITHHWRAWRGQPPKTPARLQRMAGYSEVRVSNPDASDEEREAFAEQAIAEAAAILKKQRYRVRVEQTSRRGVAEVSVSAERGYLRETGNLIFHSALVGVLISVGIGGLFTFNGQKVVVEGETMLNQLIDYDTVNSGRAFDTSSLEPFGLRLDSLDVTYVTPDDGNVNAIGQVRDYTANVKLIETDGTESKQTIRVNHPLRVHGSPIYLIANGYAPTITVKDAKGKVLYHESVPFIPQDMNLTSLGVIKVPYGLTDSKGKETQLGLRGFFYPTKVDLESGAFTSNYPDLENPVLTLDVFMGDLGLDDGVPQSVYALDTTKMEQIAGRNLDTKSLQLTPGKTVDLPNGLGTVTLDAVPRYASFDVMRNPAQEWVLVFALLSLGGLMWSLFVPRRRMWVKALPDEDGVLLQYAALARGDDPALERAVTDLRDRHRERL, encoded by the coding sequence ATGTCCCGGCCCTCTGATTACGATGATGGCAGCGGAGCTGCTGCGCGCGTAGAGTCACCCGATATCGGGTTCCGCGGCTGGCTGCGTTGGTTCTGGCGTCAGCTCACGAGTATGCGGGTCGCTCTGATCCTGCTGCTGTTGCTCGCGGTCGCCGCGATCCCCGGATCGCTCGTGCCGCAGCGTAGCGCGGATCCGAACGGCGTACTGCAGTACCAGCAGGAACACCCCAAGCTCTTCCCAATCTTGGATGCCTTCCCGATTCAGGCGTTCGATGTCTACGGCTCGGTGTGGTTCTCGGCCATCTACCTGCTGCTGTTTATCTCGCTGATCGGCTGCGTGATCCCGCGTATCACTCACCACTGGCGCGCGTGGCGCGGGCAGCCACCAAAGACTCCTGCCCGACTGCAGCGTATGGCCGGGTACTCCGAAGTTCGGGTGTCGAACCCCGACGCGAGCGACGAAGAACGCGAGGCCTTTGCCGAGCAAGCGATCGCTGAGGCGGCCGCGATCCTGAAGAAGCAACGCTACCGCGTAAGGGTCGAGCAGACGAGCCGCCGCGGAGTTGCTGAAGTATCGGTGTCTGCCGAGCGCGGGTATCTGCGCGAGACGGGTAACCTGATCTTCCACTCGGCTCTTGTGGGCGTATTGATCAGCGTTGGTATCGGCGGACTCTTCACCTTTAACGGCCAGAAGGTGGTTGTTGAGGGTGAGACCATGCTCAATCAGCTCATCGACTACGACACCGTCAACTCGGGGCGTGCCTTCGACACCTCGAGCCTGGAGCCGTTCGGCCTTCGACTGGATTCTCTCGATGTGACCTACGTCACACCCGACGACGGCAACGTGAACGCCATCGGTCAGGTGCGCGACTACACCGCGAACGTGAAGCTCATTGAAACGGACGGGACCGAGTCGAAGCAGACCATCCGCGTGAACCACCCGCTGCGCGTGCACGGCTCACCGATCTACCTGATCGCAAACGGCTACGCGCCGACCATCACGGTGAAGGACGCGAAGGGTAAGGTGCTCTATCACGAGTCCGTACCCTTTATTCCGCAGGACATGAATCTGACCTCCCTCGGGGTGATCAAGGTGCCTTATGGCCTGACAGACAGTAAGGGCAAAGAGACCCAGCTGGGTCTGCGCGGGTTCTTCTATCCGACAAAGGTCGACCTTGAATCGGGTGCTTTCACCTCGAACTACCCCGATCTCGAAAACCCCGTGCTGACACTCGACGTGTTTATGGGTGACCTCGGCCTTGATGATGGTGTGCCGCAGTCGGTGTACGCGCTCGACACCACGAAGATGGAGCAGATCGCGGGTCGTAACCTCGACACCAAGTCGCTGCAACTGACACCGGGTAAAACGGTGGATCTGCCGAATGGGCTCGGCACCGTGACGCTCGACGCTGTGCCTCGCTACGCTTCCTTCGACGTGATGCGCAACCCCGCGCAGGAGTGGGTGCTTGTGTTCGCGCTGCTCTCGCTGGGCGGGCTGATGTGGTCGCTGTTTGTGCCGCGTCGGCGCATGTGGGTCAAGGCGTTGCCCGACGAAGACGGAGTGCTGTTGCAGTACGCCGCCCTCGCCCGCGGTGACGATCCGGCGCTTGAACGGGCCGTAACCGACCTGCGTGATCGCCACCGCGAGCGGCTGTAA
- a CDS encoding MerR family transcriptional regulator, with protein sequence MQNKTGVGITELSELTGLSSDTLRWYEREGILPRVGRTSAGRRHYSAREQGVVMLLTSLRETGMPTAMMKEFVALFEEGAASHGRRITLMQETRELLDQRRARLDEAAAALDAKIDHYEQLISEGLDCDGAPVTPGVRGLQIQRG encoded by the coding sequence ATGCAGAACAAAACTGGCGTGGGGATCACCGAGCTCTCGGAGCTCACCGGGCTCAGCAGCGACACGCTGCGCTGGTACGAACGCGAAGGCATTTTGCCTCGGGTTGGGCGGACGTCCGCTGGTCGACGGCACTACAGTGCGCGTGAGCAGGGGGTGGTGATGCTGCTCACCTCACTTCGTGAAACCGGGATGCCGACAGCGATGATGAAGGAGTTCGTCGCGCTTTTTGAGGAGGGGGCGGCCAGCCACGGACGCCGCATCACGCTGATGCAAGAAACGAGGGAACTGCTGGATCAGCGGCGCGCTCGACTCGACGAGGCTGCTGCCGCGCTCGACGCGAAGATCGACCACTATGAGCAGTTGATTAGTGAAGGACTCGACTGCGATGGGGCACCCGTGACTCCGGGCGTGCGCGGGCTGCAGATTCAGCGCGGCTAA
- a CDS encoding cytochrome c biogenesis CcdA family protein has translation MDLQGIVADGQLLVASLIALAAGLVSFLSPCVLPLVPGYLAYVSGVAGTASVSAADAKRAGSAERRRMFLGSILFILGFTVIFVLVNILAGSIGFWLWEWQDTLIRVMGAVVILMGLVFIGAFSKLQGTSRLKFKPRVGLLGAPLLGIVFALGWAPCMGPTLGMVVTLSAQTGSVGRAVVLAIFYCLGLGIPFVLATFGFGWMTQTMTFFKRHIRTVNLIGGGLLILIGLLMVAGVWSQIMFEMQAVIEGYVPAL, from the coding sequence GTGGACTTGCAAGGAATTGTCGCGGACGGGCAGCTGCTCGTCGCTTCGCTGATTGCACTCGCTGCCGGACTGGTGTCGTTTCTATCGCCGTGTGTGCTGCCACTTGTGCCGGGGTACCTTGCGTATGTTTCCGGAGTTGCCGGCACGGCAAGTGTGAGTGCAGCGGATGCGAAGCGCGCGGGGAGTGCTGAACGTCGTCGCATGTTTCTCGGTTCGATCCTTTTCATCCTGGGATTCACCGTAATTTTCGTGCTTGTAAACATTCTCGCCGGTTCGATTGGGTTCTGGCTCTGGGAATGGCAAGACACTCTCATTCGGGTCATGGGTGCAGTGGTGATCCTGATGGGTCTCGTCTTCATCGGTGCATTTTCGAAGCTGCAGGGGACCAGCCGCCTCAAATTCAAGCCTCGTGTTGGGCTGCTCGGAGCGCCCCTGCTGGGAATCGTGTTTGCACTGGGATGGGCACCTTGCATGGGCCCGACGCTCGGCATGGTCGTGACGCTTAGCGCTCAGACCGGGTCTGTTGGGCGCGCGGTCGTTCTTGCAATTTTCTATTGTCTGGGGCTGGGGATACCCTTTGTACTCGCGACGTTTGGTTTCGGCTGGATGACGCAGACCATGACATTCTTTAAACGGCATATACGCACCGTCAACCTGATCGGCGGCGGCCTTCTGATCCTTATCGGTCTGCTAATGGTGGCCGGAGTCTGGAGCCAAATCATGTTCGAAATGCAGGCGGTGATTGAAGGATATGTCCCGGCCCTCTGA